GGTGCTGGAGGCTGTCGTTCGCGGCGCGCTCCACGTCGCCCACGCGCACGGTGGCGTCCGGCGGCTGGTAGTCCATGGCCAGCTGCGAGGCCTTCAGCAAGGCGCGCAGGCGGAAGACGTTCTCGCGGTCCGGCTTCACGTCGATGGTCTCCGTGGCGTCCTCGCAGTAGCCGCAGGAGACGATGACGGTGTGCTCGCCAGGGGACAGGTGCACGTCGTGCTGCGCGAGCTGCTGCGCGCCGGCGGGGCCGCCGTCCACGCGGATGGAGCCGTAGGGGCGCACGAGGATGGACACGGGGATCTTGCCGTTGCGCGAGGGCTTGGAGTCGTCCTGTGGGTCGAGGCTGGCGACCACCGTGGGGCGCGAGGGCGTGCGATCCGGAGGGGAGGGGACCCGAGGGTTGAGGTCGCTGTCTCGGCCGGGCGTGCCCGTGCCACCCGTGCCCTGCGCACCGTTGGGTCTCGAGCCCGTGGCCTGCGTGCCCTGAAGGGTGCCCGTGCCGTCGGGCGAACCCGCCGTGCCGCCCGTGCCCTGCGAGCCTTGGACCGCGCCCGTGCCTTGCGTGCCCGTGGAGCCGCCCGTCGTACCGCCAGCCGCGGACTGGGAACCCGGGGTCTTCGAGCCCTCGGCGCGCGGATCATCCGGCTGCACCTTCGGCGTCTCGGGCGCGCTCGCGTTCATCCGGAACAGCTGCCAGCCGCCCAACCCCAACGCGAGCGCCACGCCCGCCGCGATGCCCGCGCGGATGCCGCGCCTGCGCCACGTGCGCCGCCGCTGCTGACGCTGGATGCCCTTGAGCAACCCCAGCGCCCGTTCATTCGTCGCATCCAGCGCGAGCACGTGATTGAGACACGCCAGTGCGCGCGGCGTCCGCTTCTCCGCCAGCTGCCGCTCCCCACGCTCCAGCAGCGCCGCGACGATGCGCTGGCGCGCGAGCCGCTGGTACGACGGCGGATCCGCGAAGAACGAAATCAGCTCCTCGCCCACGCGGGAGAAACCCAGCCCCGCGAGCGCATCCGCCAGCGCGTCGCGCAGCTTCCCCGCGTTCGGGTAGCGCCGCGCCGGGTCGCGCTGGAGGCACGTCGCGCAGATCTCCGCGAGCTCGTCCGACAGCGCGGGCACGCGGCGGCGAGGGTCTTCATACGCCCCGTCCAGGATGCGCTTGAGCGTCGCCGTGGTGTTCGACGCGGTGAAGGGCAGGCGGCCCGTCATCAGCGCGTAGAACATGATCCCCAGGCTGAAGACGTCCGCCTCAGGCCCGGCCTCCAGGCCCTCGATGATCTCCGGCGACATGTGCGCGGGCGAACCCACCAGCGCGCCGGTCACCGTCATCCGGTCCTCGATGTCCAGCAGCCGCGCGATGCCGAAGTCCATGAGCTTGAGGACCCCGTCCTCGCGCACCATGACGTTCTCCGGCTTCAGGTCGCGGTGGATGACGCCCGCTTCGTGCGCGTGCGCCAGCGCCGCCGCCAGCTCGTGGATGATCATCGCCGCCAGCTCCGGCGGCTCCAGCGGGCCTTCATCCAGGTACGTCTTGAGCGTCCGGCCGCGGATGTACTCGGTGACGATGAAGGCGTCGTGCGCCTCCGCCGAGGAGAAGTCGAACACCTCCAGGATGTTGGGGTGGTGCAGCTTCGCCACCGCGCGGGCCTCGCGCGCCAGGCGGCGGCGCGACTCGTCCTTGCCGGCCAGGTGCGGGTGCAGCACCTTCACCGCGACCTCGCGGTCAAGGGCCGTGTCCAGGCCCTTGTACACGACGCTCATGCCCCCGGAGCCCAGCTCCTCCAGGATGCGATAGCGACCGATATGGCGGCCGACGAGCGTCATGGCGTGCGGTGCGCGCTCTCCCCTCAGTCCCCGAACCCGATGCCCATGCTCCGCGCGAACCGCACCAGGTCTCCCTGGACGTCCACGCGTCGCTCCTTGCGAGACTCACTCAGCGGCACGGGGATGACGTCGTTGTTCCGCAGCGCCACCATGTGCCCCCACTGGTTGTCCCGCACCAGGTCCAGCACCTTGCACCCGTAGCGCGTGGCCAGCACCCGGTCCGCCGCGCTCGGGCTGCCGCCGCGCTGCAGGTGGCCCAGCACGGTGACGCGGATCTCCGCCGCGATGTGGCTCGCCAGCAGATCCGCGCACACCTTGCCGGAGCCGCCCAGCCGCACCACGCCCCGCCCCGGGATGTCCGCGGCCTCCGCCAGCACGGACAGCGCGCCACCCTCCGGATACGCGCCTTCGGAGATGGCGATGATGGAGAAGCTGCGCCGCCGCGTGGCCCGCCGCTTCAGCGTCTCCAGCATGGACTCCACGCGGTACGGAATCTCCGGGATGAGGATGAGGTCCGCGCCGCCAGCGATGCCGCTCTCCAGCGTGAGGAAGCCCGCGTGGCGGCCCATGATCTCCACCACCATCACGCGGTCATGCGCCTCCGCGGTGGAGTGCAGCCGGTCCAGCGCCTCCGTGACGATGAGCCGCGCGGTGTCGAACCCGAACGTCTGGTCCGTGCCGGACAAGTCGTTGTCGATGGTCTTCGGACACCCGACGACCTTCAGCCCCTTCTCCGCCAGCTGGTGCGCGATGGACAGCGTGCCGTCCCCGCCAATCGCGACCAGTCCGTCCAGCCGCAACTCCTCGCAGCGGCGAAGGACCGAATCCGACACGTCCCGATCCACCCAGGCATCACCCTCACGCACCGGGTAGGAGAACGGGTTCGCCTTGTTGGACGTGCCGAGGATGGTGCCGCCCTTGGGCAGGATGCCGCGCGTGTCCTCCACACCGAGCGGGCGGACGAGCTCCGGCTCCACCAGTCCCATGTAGCCATTCTCGATGCCGACGAACGAGTGGCCGAACTCGTGCACGCCTCGACGGACGAGGCCACGGATGAGCGCATTGAGTCCCGGGCAGTCGCCACCGCCGGTGAGGACGCCAAGTCGAAGAGGTCGAGCCATAGGAGCGTAGAAAGTCGGACGCGGGTGTCAGTAGGAACGGGCGGCACTATGACAGCAACGTCGGTGCGGATTGTAGGTGCCACCCCAGGGGGGTGCAACGCGCGAATCAGCGGTTGCGTCGGATCCGCGCTCGCCGGGACGCGGGGGCGGCCCCTCAGTCGCGCTTGAGGCGACGCCGGGAGGCCAGCCGGTCCAGGAGGGCCTGGAGGCGATCCTCCTTCTGTGGCGGAAGGGCCCGGTCCGTGGGGGACTGCACGGGCATCTCGCGGGCCATCCGGTACAGCTCCTCCAGCCGCTCCAGCACCAGCTCGTTGCCGGGGCGCTCCTGAAGTGCCCGGCGGTACGCGGCGGCGGCGCCCACATAGTCACCCAACGTGAAGAGTCGCTCGCCCTCCTGCATGGGCGACGGCGGGCCCAGCGGGAGGCGCTGGGGTTCGCGCACGCGGTTCTTCAGGTGCTGCAGCTCCTCCGGCTGGAGGCTGTCGCGCAGCTGGGCCAGCCTGGCGGCCAGGCTCTCTTCGCGCGGAAAGGCGGCCAGGAGGTGCTCGAAGAGCTCGAACGCCTCCGCCAGCTCGCCCCGGCGCAGGGCGCGGTCGGCACGTGCTTCCATGTCGGCCCGGACGGCAGGGGTCATCTCGCGCGGGAGAGTAACTGTTGCCCGCCCGGGATGTCACATGCGGAAAAGCCTGCGCTCGCCGGGTCGCAAGGCCTCAGGCAGGCGTCGCGGAGGACTCCGGCAATACCGCGCTTTCCGTGGTCCGGGCGCTCCGCTTCCAATGGCGGAAGAGCCACACGGCCACCAGCCCGTGGAGCAGGAGCCCGAAGACGCCCTCGCCGTTGAAGACCCAGACCTGACCGCCGAAGAGCCCCGGCCGGCCGTTGTAGACGCTGCCGAAGAGCAGCGGGTTGATGATGTTCCAGCTGATGTGGAAGAGGGCGGGCGGCCAGATGGAGCGCGACGCCATGTAGAGCTGCGCGAACACCACCGCGGCCACGGCGATGGACAGGAGGAACGTCACGTTCTGCCCCACGTGCCCGCGCTGCGTGGAGGAGAAGATGAGGGGCAGGTGGAACGCGGCCCACACCGGCATGGTGATGGCCGCGGCCAGCGCCGGCCGGTGCATCCACCAGCGCACCAGCGTCCCGCGCCAGCCCACTTCCTCACCCAGCTCGCTGGGGACGCCGAAGCCCACGACGGGCCCCCACACCAGCGCGACCAGGCCGTAGCGCAGCCAGCGCCAACGCTCGGGCAGCTTCGCGCCCAGCTTCTCCACCCAGCGCCAGCGCACGGACGCGGCGGCCAGCCACCACGTCACCGTCAGCGCCCAGAACAGGAGGATCATCACCGGCACCGTCGCCACGCCCGTCACCCCGAACGGGCCCTTGAGCAGCTCCGGCTGGAAATGGATGAAGGACGCGTCCCCGGTCGCGAACCGGATCGCGTAGGCCAGCGGCGCGATGACGGCGCCGTACGCCAGCGGCAACGCCAGCCCCAGGAACCACCACTTCCAGCCGGGGAAGGAGAAGCCCACCGCGGAAGGCGGCTCGCGACGGAAGAACCACGAGCACGCGAGGCCCACGATGCCCGGAACGCACATCATCCAGCGCATCAGCCACACGGACTTCTCGCCGCCCGCGATGAACGCCACGGCCATCGTCCAGCTCACCGCGAGCGTCACCGCGATGAACGTGAGGGTTTCTTTCCGGGGATTCCTCATGTTCCGGAGCATACCGGTTGGGCTCGCCCCGTCGAGCCCAACGTACGAGGGGAGGGCGGCCAGGCCGCCCTGCGCCCGCGTGCGAATCAGCCCTTGAGGTGGACCTGCCGCGCGCCCTCGAGTCGTTCGGCCTGGAGGCCGCGCTCGCGAGCGGTGGTGAGCAGCAGATCCGACTCCTTCATGCGGGGCGTCTCCGGCGTGGCGGCGGGCCCGATGATGTGCTCCATCCAGGGCTCCAGGCCCATGGCGTAGTTGAAGATCCGCTTCGCGCCCACGAGTTCCAGGAGGCGCAGGCCTTCGGCGGAGTTGCTGCCGCGGCACCGGCGGTTCTTCTCCAGCTTGCGGTCGCGCTTCTTGGGGAAGAAGCCCTCCAGCATCCACGTGTGCGGCGCGCCGACGATCTCCGTGTTCATGAAGACCGTGTGCAGATCGCCCACCGTGCTGCGCAGGTCGCGGTACGTCGTCTCATCCACGCACATGGAGTCGGCGGCGAAGAACAGGCGATCCTCGCCGGTGCGGATGATCCACGCGGACTTGGCGTGGGCCACGTCGCCGTGCTCGCCCATGAACGGCGCGGCGATGATCTCGCCGTCCGGGATGGGCAGGGATTCGTAGAAGTAGGGCTCCAGCACGTTCTTGAAGCCGAGCGCCTTGCCCAACAGCCGCGGCGAGTAGTCACCCGCCAGGGCGCCGCTCGCGCGCGGCACCATCAGCGTGCCGATGCGGTGGCGCAGGCGCAGCAGCGTTTCGATGTCCAGGTGGTCCGGGTGGCTGTGGGTGATGACCACGTAGTCGATGCGGCGGGGCAGGTCCGCGAAGGACATGCGCTCCAGCGGGCCCATCTTCTCCGGCCGCACCGGCACCACCGCGTCGATGAGGATGGACGTGCCCTTCCACTCCACCAGCACGCACGCGTGGCCCACGTAGCGGATGCGCACCCCCGGCCCGTTCCAGGTCTCGGGAAGGGTCTGCGTCGCCTCCGTGAGCAGGGGCATCAGGTCCGCGTCGGACTTCACCGCGTCGCCCAGCAGGTCGCGGATCCACTCCAGCGGCTTGGGCTCCACGTCCAGGCTGAAGAGCTTGTCCAGGCGCTCGTCGTGGAAGGGCACCTTCCAGTCCAGCTGCCCCGCCTCCATCAGGCGCGGCGTGGTGAGCAGCGAGTCACGCTCCGCGTCCGCCTTCAGCCGGCGGAGCCGCATCGACTGGAGCTCCGTCTTGTGGTGGTGGCCGCGGTACAGCAGGCCTTCGTGCACGCGCATCGACGGGCGGTTCACGTAGTCGTAGACCAGCTCCACCTTGCCCTTGAGCACGTCCGGCAGCCGCGAATACAGTGGCTCCAGGGACTGGCCCTTGGCCTCCGCCAGCAGCTGCGTCTGGAACTCGTCGAACGCCTCCGCCAGCTTGATGTTGTCCTCCTGCGCGGTGGTCATCCGCTGCATGAGCGCCCGCACCTCTTCCGCGCGCTCCGGCGCGATGCCCACGAAGGAGCTGCCGCTCAGCTCCGGATCCTTCGCCGCCTTCGCGTGGAAGTCCGGCGTCTGCAGGTAGGCCTTCAGCAGCGGCAGCAGATAGGCCTGCAGATGCAGGCTCGCGGGCATGGGCGCCACCGTCATCCACCAGGCCTGGAAGTCCTGGACGAGCGGTTCAACGAGAGTGGCGTCCGCGAGGCGATACAGGGGAGCAGTCATGGTGTGCGATCAGGGAGTCCCCGCACCCGCACTCGATTCACGGCGGTTCCAAGAAGGGAACTCGCGGAGTCAAGGGAGGGCGGAGTGAGTGCTGAAGACCAGGAAGCAGGGCTGACAAGCGAATGTGAGCGATTCGAGCAAATTGTTCAAGTTCAGTAGAACCCATTCCTAGTGGTATTCTCGTATCCAGTTCTGCTCCCCCGGACACATTGCAAGGGCGCCTGTGTCACGCACATCGTGCGTGTGCGTCGCACAGGAAGTCGGCCCACTGAAGCCTTTGCGGTGATCTCCGGCTTTCCACATGGGTTCTTCCTTGCCGCGTTCCCCTGAGCTGACGCCCTCGCATTCCACTCTCGTCGAAATCTTGCGGAGCCGGGCTGAATCACGGCCCGATCAGCCGCTGTACACGTTCCTGGACGACGCTGGGCAGGAAGACGGAGCGCTGAGCTACGCGGGGCTGGATGCGCGGGCGCGGCGGATCGCGGTGGCGCTGCGGAAGGTGGCGAAGCCGGGCGAGCGCGTGATGCTGCTGTACCCGCCCGGGCTGGAGTACGTGGCGGGGTTCTTCGGGTGCCTCTACGCGGGGCTCATCGCGGTGCCGGCGTATCCGCCGGATCCGATGCGGCTGGAGCGGACGCTGCCGCGCCTGCGCGCGATCATCCAGGACGCGAACGCGACGGTGGTGCTCACCACGTCCGGCATCCTGTCCATGACGGAGTTCGTCTTCGAGCAGGCGCCGGACCTGCGCTCGCTGCACTGGGTGGGGACGGACGAGATTCCGGCGGGTGGGGAAGCGGAGTGGACGCCGCCGGCGGTGGACGCGTCGACGCTGGCGTTCCTCCAGTACACGTCGGGATCCACGGGCTCGCCCAAGGGCGTGATGCTGAGCCACGGCAACCTGGCTCACAACCTGGCGCTGATCACGGACGCGTTCGAGCTGGGCCCCAGCAGCTCGGCCGTCATCTGGCTGCCGCCGTACCACGACATGGGGCTCATCGGCGGCATCCTCACGCCGCTGTACGCGACGTTCCACGCGGCGCTGATGTCGCCGATGACGATGCTCAAGAACCCGCGCGTGTGGCTGGAGGCCATCACCCGCTACAAGGCCACCATCAGCGGCGGGCCGAACTTCGCGTTCGACCTGTGCATCCGGCGCATCCCGGCGGAGGAGCGTCAGTCGTTGGACCTGAGCTCGTGGCGGGTGGCGTTCACCGGCGCGGAGCCCATCCGTCCGGCGACGCTGGATCGCTTCGAGCAGGCCTTCGGGCCGCACGGCTTCAAGCGTGAGTTCTTCTTCCCGTGCTACGGCCTGGCGGAGGCGACGCTGCTGGTGTCGGGCGGGCGCGTGGAGGCGCCGCCGGTGCGCTGCGCGCTGGATGCTCCGGCGTTGGAGCAGCGCCGGGCGGTGCTGGTGGACGCGGCGAAGCCGGAGGCGCGCGTCCTGGTGGGCTGCGGCGATGAGCGGCCGGGACACCCCGTGGCCATCGTGGATCCCCAGACGCGCGAGGCGTGCGCGCCCGGCGGCGTGGGTGAAATCTGGGTGCGCGGCCCCAGCGTGGCGCTGGGCTACTGGAACAAGCCGGAGGCGACGGCGGAGGCGTTCCACGCGCGCGTGAAGGGCACGGACGAAGGCCCGTTCCTGCGCACCGGCGACCTGGGCTTCATGCGGGACGGCGAGCTGTACGTCACCGGCCGGGCCAAGGATCTGATCATCATCCGGGGCCGCAACCACTACCCGCAGGACATCGAGCAGACGGTGGAGGAGAGCCACCCCGCGCTGCGCGCTGGCAGCGTCGCGGCGGTGTCTCTGGAGGTGGCGGGCGAGGAGCGCCTGGTGGTGGTGCAGGAGATCGACCTGCGCAAGGCGGGCAACCTGCGCAAGCAGGTGGACATGGCGGAGGCGGCGGTGAAGGAGATCCGCCAGCGCGTCGCCGAGCGGCACGAGGTGCAGGTGCACGCCGTGGCGCTGATCGAGCCCGGCAGCATCCCGAAGACCTCCAGCGGGAAGATCCAGCGGCACGCGAGCAAGGCGCAGTTCCTCGCGGACGAGCTGCGCACGGTGCTGGTGTGGCGCGAGCCGGGGTTCGAGGAGGCGGAGGAGTCGGAAGCCGCCGAGTCCTCGGAGCCCGCCGCTGCGCCGGTGCGTGAGGACGTGCCGGAGGCCGCGCGGACCACGCTGACGTGGCTGGTGGAGCGCGTGGCGGAGCAGCTGAAGATGCCGGCGAAGACGGTGGACGTGCGTGAGCCCATCACGCGCTACGGCCTGGATTCGCTGAGCGCGGTGGAGCTGGCGCACGCGGTGGAGAAGGGGCTGGGGATCGCGCTGCCCATGGAGCTGCTGCTCCAGGGGCCGAGCCTGGTGGAGCTGGCGAAGCGCATCACGGCGTCGAAGCAGGAGCCGAAGGCGGCGGTGCTCGCGCCCAGGCCGCGTGGCGCCACGCAGCCGCTGTCGTTCGCGCAGCAGCGCCTGTGGTTCCTGGACCGGCTGGAGCAGGGCAGCGCGCTCTACAGCATCCCGGGCGCGGTGCGGCTGGACGGAGCGCTGGACGCGGAGGCGATGCGCCGGAGCCTGGAGGAGATCGTCCGCCGGCACGAGTCGCTGCGCACGACGTTCCGCGAGGAGAACGGCGAGGCGGTGCAGCTCATCCACCCGGCGAAGTCCTTCGAGCTGCCGGTGGTGGACCTGACGGGCTTCCCGGAGGCGTCGCGCGAGGCGGAGGCGCGGCGGTGCGTGGATGAAGAGGCCGTGCGCTCGTTCGACCTGGGTACGGGTCCGCTGGTGCGCGCGCGGTTGCTCAAGCTGGGTGAAGCGAAGCACGTGCTGCTGGTGACGATGCACCACATCGTCTCCGACGGCTGGTCCATGGGCGTGCTCGTGCGTGAAGTCGCCGCGCTCTACGACGCGTTCCGTGGCGGGCGGGGTTCTCCGCTGCCGGCGCTGAAGGTGCAGTACGCGGACTTCGCGCAGTGGCAGCGGGAGTGGCTGCTGGGCGGCGTGTTGGAGAAGCAGGTCGGCTACTGGAAGCAGCGGCTGTCCGGAGCGCCCGCCGTGCTGGAGTTGCCCACGGACTTCGCGCGTCCGGCGGCGCAGACGTACCGCGGCGCGACGGTGCCGGTGAAGCTGGGAGCGGAGCTGAGCAAGGCGCTGGGCGCGCTGGCGAAGAAGGAAGGCGTCACGCCGTACATGCTGCTGCTGGCGGCGTTCCAGGTGCTGCTGGGGCGCTACTCGGGGCAGGACGACATCTCGGTGGGTTCGCCCATCACGGGCCGCACGCGTGCTGAGACGGAGGGCCTCATCGGCTTCTTCGTCAACACGCTGGTGCTGCGCACGACGCTTACGGGCAATCCGTCCTTCCGCGCGCTGCTGGCCCAGGTGAAGGAGACGACGCTGGGTGCGTACGCGCACCAGGACGTGCCGTTCGAGAAGCTGGTGGAGGAACTCCAGCCGCAGCGCAGCCTCAGCCACGCGCCGCTGTTCCAGGTGATGTTCGTGTTGCAGCAGGACGTGCTGCCGCACTTCCGTCTGCCGGGCGTGGAGCTGTCGCCGTACGAGGTGGAGTCGAAGACGGCGAAGTTCGACCTGACGCTCTACCTGACGGAGACGGCGGGCGGGCTGGACGGGACGCTCGAGTACAACACGGACCTGTTCGCGGCGGCGACGGCGCGGCGGATGATGGAGCACCTGCGGGTGCTGCTGGAGTCGCTGCTCACGGATCCGGGCGCGAAGCTGTCCGACCTGTCGCTGATGGGCGCGCAGGAGACGCAGACGCTGCTGAGGGACGTGTCGGGGACGGACCTGTCGGCCCCGGTGCGCGGGACGATGCAGGCCCTGTTCGAGGCGCAGGTCGCGCGCACGCCGGATGCGCCCGCGGTCCACTTCGATGGCGAGGTGCTGACGTACGCGCAGCTGGACGCGCAGGCGAATCAGCTGGCGCACCACCTGCGTGGCATGGGCGTGGGCCCGGACACGCTGG
The sequence above is a segment of the Corallococcus exiguus genome. Coding sequences within it:
- a CDS encoding CPBP family intramembrane glutamic endopeptidase — translated: MRNPRKETLTFIAVTLAVSWTMAVAFIAGGEKSVWLMRWMMCVPGIVGLACSWFFRREPPSAVGFSFPGWKWWFLGLALPLAYGAVIAPLAYAIRFATGDASFIHFQPELLKGPFGVTGVATVPVMILLFWALTVTWWLAAASVRWRWVEKLGAKLPERWRWLRYGLVALVWGPVVGFGVPSELGEEVGWRGTLVRWWMHRPALAAAITMPVWAAFHLPLIFSSTQRGHVGQNVTFLLSIAVAAVVFAQLYMASRSIWPPALFHISWNIINPLLFGSVYNGRPGLFGGQVWVFNGEGVFGLLLHGLVAVWLFRHWKRSARTTESAVLPESSATPA
- a CDS encoding serine/threonine-protein kinase, with amino-acid sequence MTLVGRHIGRYRILEELGSGGMSVVYKGLDTALDREVAVKVLHPHLAGKDESRRRLAREARAVAKLHHPNILEVFDFSSAEAHDAFIVTEYIRGRTLKTYLDEGPLEPPELAAMIIHELAAALAHAHEAGVIHRDLKPENVMVREDGVLKLMDFGIARLLDIEDRMTVTGALVGSPAHMSPEIIEGLEAGPEADVFSLGIMFYALMTGRLPFTASNTTATLKRILDGAYEDPRRRVPALSDELAEICATCLQRDPARRYPNAGKLRDALADALAGLGFSRVGEELISFFADPPSYQRLARQRIVAALLERGERQLAEKRTPRALACLNHVLALDATNERALGLLKGIQRQQRRRTWRRRGIRAGIAAGVALALGLGGWQLFRMNASAPETPKVQPDDPRAEGSKTPGSQSAAGGTTGGSTGTQGTGAVQGSQGTGGTAGSPDGTGTLQGTQATGSRPNGAQGTGGTGTPGRDSDLNPRVPSPPDRTPSRPTVVASLDPQDDSKPSRNGKIPVSILVRPYGSIRVDGGPAGAQQLAQHDVHLSPGEHTVIVSCGYCEDATETIDVKPDRENVFRLRALLKASQLAMDYQPPDATVRVGDVERAANDSLQHPFDIRSPRGPASFQHRVEVEISSPGYKTEKRVVLLEPGKPTTLRGSLAPE
- a CDS encoding 6-phosphofructokinase gives rise to the protein MARPLRLGVLTGGGDCPGLNALIRGLVRRGVHEFGHSFVGIENGYMGLVEPELVRPLGVEDTRGILPKGGTILGTSNKANPFSYPVREGDAWVDRDVSDSVLRRCEELRLDGLVAIGGDGTLSIAHQLAEKGLKVVGCPKTIDNDLSGTDQTFGFDTARLIVTEALDRLHSTAEAHDRVMVVEIMGRHAGFLTLESGIAGGADLILIPEIPYRVESMLETLKRRATRRRSFSIIAISEGAYPEGGALSVLAEAADIPGRGVVRLGGSGKVCADLLASHIAAEIRVTVLGHLQRGGSPSAADRVLATRYGCKVLDLVRDNQWGHMVALRNNDVIPVPLSESRKERRVDVQGDLVRFARSMGIGFGD
- a CDS encoding MBL fold metallo-hydrolase; protein product: MTAPLYRLADATLVEPLVQDFQAWWMTVAPMPASLHLQAYLLPLLKAYLQTPDFHAKAAKDPELSGSSFVGIAPERAEEVRALMQRMTTAQEDNIKLAEAFDEFQTQLLAEAKGQSLEPLYSRLPDVLKGKVELVYDYVNRPSMRVHEGLLYRGHHHKTELQSMRLRRLKADAERDSLLTTPRLMEAGQLDWKVPFHDERLDKLFSLDVEPKPLEWIRDLLGDAVKSDADLMPLLTEATQTLPETWNGPGVRIRYVGHACVLVEWKGTSILIDAVVPVRPEKMGPLERMSFADLPRRIDYVVITHSHPDHLDIETLLRLRHRIGTLMVPRASGALAGDYSPRLLGKALGFKNVLEPYFYESLPIPDGEIIAAPFMGEHGDVAHAKSAWIIRTGEDRLFFAADSMCVDETTYRDLRSTVGDLHTVFMNTEIVGAPHTWMLEGFFPKKRDRKLEKNRRCRGSNSAEGLRLLELVGAKRIFNYAMGLEPWMEHIIGPAATPETPRMKESDLLLTTARERGLQAERLEGARQVHLKG